From a region of the Arachis ipaensis cultivar K30076 chromosome B09, Araip1.1, whole genome shotgun sequence genome:
- the LOC107616956 gene encoding uncharacterized protein LOC107616956, with product MDIMKLQRLPPPKNLSRMNTSRFGDRPLWFKPFTVVKVGEQSFGSGLVMDDTLAKKKRELYQAVEGINRGIFGLPSAKKFEIESLDLRALNAIWVSPLSGKQVPKLNPFSLLTSSATEMVEDVCFFHKVQSSLIPPSIFTITNNVLLFFFAIWPMFSVVMLCSI from the exons ATGGATATCATGAAGCTTCAAAGATTGCCTCCACCTAAGAATCTTTCAAGGATGAACACCTCGAGATTTGGTGACAGACCGCTCTGGTTTAAACCCTTCACTGTTGTCAAAGTTGGAGAACAGAGCTTTGGGTCAGGCTTGGTTATGGATGACACACTTGCTAAGAAGAAAAGAGAGCTTTACCAGGCAGTGGAAG GAATCAACAGGGGAATTTTTGGACTCCCATCTGCCAAGAAATTTGAAATTGAGAGTTTGGACTTGAGGGCCTTGAATGCCATATGGGTTTCACCTCTCTCTGGCAAACAAGTCCCAAAGCTGAACCCTTTCTCTCTTCTCACTTCTTCAGCTACAGAAATGGTAGAAGACGTGTGTTTCTTTCACAAAGTACAATCTTCACTAATTCCACCTTCTATTTTTACTATCACTAACAATGTGCTGCTTTTTTTCTTTGCTATTTGGCCTATGTTTTCTGTTGTTATGTTATGTTCTATTTAA